A single window of Ovis aries strain OAR_USU_Benz2616 breed Rambouillet chromosome 24, ARS-UI_Ramb_v3.0, whole genome shotgun sequence DNA harbors:
- the GIGYF1 gene encoding GRB10-interacting GYF protein 1 isoform X5 — protein MAAETLNFGPEWLRALSSGGSVASPPPSPAMPKYKLADYRYGREEMLALYVKESKVPDELQDKEFAALLQEEPLQPLALEPLTEEEQRNFSLSVNSVAVLRLMGKGAGPPLGGASRGRGSTRSRGRGRGDSCFYQRSIEEGDGAFGRNPREIQRSQSWDDRGERRFEKSARRDGARSGFDEGGAGPRKEHARSDSENWRSLREEQEEEEEGSWRLGAGPRRDGDRWRSASPDGGPRSAGWREHGDRRRKFEFDLRGDRGGCGEEEGRGGGASSHLRRCRGPDGFDDDKDGLPEWCLDDEDEEMGTFDASGAFLPLKKGPKEPIPEEQELDFQGLEEEEEEPSEGLDEEGPEAGGKELTPLPPQEEKSSSPSPLPTLGPLWGANGEGDDPVEKDLPAAEGDDMRGMQLSPGAGSPPGPPDLEDDEGLKHLQQEAEKLVASLQDSSLEEEQFTAAIQAQGLRHSAAATALPLSHGAARKWFYKDPQGEIQGPFTTQEMAEWFQAGYFSMALLVKRGCDEGFQPLGEVIKMWGRVPFAPGPSPPPLLGNMDQERLKKQQELAAAALYQQLQHQQFLQLAGSRQLPQCMLREKAALGDLPPPQQQQLTAFLQQLQALKPPRGGDQNLLPTMNRSLSVPDSGPLWDIHTSASPQSGGEASLWDIPINSSTQGPILEQLQLQHKFQERREVELRAKREEEERKRREEKRRQQQQQQEEQKRRQEEEELFRRKQVRQQELLLKLLQQQQAVATVPVPPAPSSPPPLWAGLAKQGLSMKTLLELQLEGERHLHKQPPPREPSRAQAPNHRVQVGGLGSAPLNQWVSEAGPLWGGPDKSGGSSGLGLWEDTLKSSGSLARSLGLKNSRSSPSLSDSYSHLSGRPVRKKTEEEEKLLKLLQGIPRPQDGFTQWCEQMLHTLSTTGSLDVPMAVAILKEVESPYDVHDYIRSCLGDTLEAKEFAKQFLERRAKQKASQQRQQQQEAWLSSGSLQTAFQTNHSTKLGPGEGSKAKRRALMLHSDPSILGECGAGRWLLPQNRAGAWVGEFKPSFPWLQGTPCMDLLVRSRAWMTTDQPVPPAPWAVGQGQQQRLGPLGPQPAGSPQGA, from the exons ATGGCAGCGGAGACCCTCAACTTTGGGCCTGAGTG GCTGAGGGCTCTTTCCAGTGGTGGCAGTGTGGCCTCCCCACCCCCGTCCCCTGCCATGCCCAAGTACAAGCTGGCCGACTATCGCTACGGGCGCGAGGAGATGCTGGCCCTCTATGTCAAGGAGAGCAAG GTCCCCGACGAGCTGCAGGACAAGGAGTTTGCTGCCTTGCTGCAGGAGGAGCCGCTGCAGCCCCTTGCGCTGGAGCCGCTGACGGAGGAGGAGCAG AGAAACTTCTCCCTGTCAGTGAACAGCGTGGCCGTGCTGAGGCTGATGGGGAAAGGGGCTGGGCCCCCTCTAGGTGGCGCCTCCCGTGGCAGGGGCAGCACACGGAGCCGAG GCCGTGGCCGCGGTGACAGTTGCTTTTACCAAAGAAGCATTGAAGAAGGTGATGGGGCCTTTGGCCGAAACCCCCGGGAGATCCAGCGTAGCCAGAGTTGGGATGACAG AGGCGAGAGGCGGTTTGAGAAATCGGCCAGGAGGGATGGAG CACGCTCCGGGTTTGATGAGGGAGGGGCTGGCCCGAGGAAGGAGCATGCCCGCTCAGATAGCGAAAACTGGCGTTCTCTCCGAGAGgagcaagaggaagaagaggaaggcagCTGGAGACTCGGGGCAGGACCCCGGCGAGACGGTGACCGCTGGCGCTCCGCCAGCCCTG ATGGTGGCCCCCGCTCTGCTGGCTGGCGGGAACATGGGGACCGGCGTCGCAAGTTTGAATTTGATTTGCGAGGGGATCGAGGAGGGTGTGGTGAAgaggaggggcggggtgggggggccagTTCTCACCTCCGGAGGTGCCGGGGGCCTGACGGCTTCGATGATGACAAGGATGGGCTCCCGGAGTGGTGCCTGGACGATGAGGATGAAGAAATGGGCACCTTCGATGCCTCCGGGGCCTTCCTCCCTCTCAAG AAGGGCCCGAAGGAGCCTATTCCTGAGGAGCAGGAGCTCGACTTCCAGggcctggaggaagaggaggaagaaccTTCCGAAGGGCTGGACGAGGAGGGGCCGGAGGCGG GTGGGAAGGAACTGACCCCACTGCCTCCTCAGGAGGAGAAGTCCAGCTCCCCATCCCCACTGCCCACCTTGGGCCCACTCTGGGGAGCTAACGGGGAAGGCGATGACCCGGTGGAGAAAGACCTGCCTGCAGCTGAAG GAGATGACATGAGGGGAATGCAGCTAAGTCCTGGGGCGGGCTCACCCCCCGGCCCACCAGACCTGGAAGATGATGAAGGCTTGAAGCACCTGCAGCAg GAGGCGGAGAAGCTCGTGGCCTCCCTGCAGGacagctccctggaggaggagcagtTCACGGCCGCCATCCAGGCCCAGGGCCTGCGCCACTCTGCAGCCGCCACTGCCCTCCCCCTCAGCCACGGTGCAGCCCGGAAGTGGTTCTACAAGGACCCGCAGGGCGAGATCCAAG GCCCCTTCACGACCCAGGAGATGGCGGAGTGGTTCCAGGCGGGCTACTTCTCCATGGCTCTGCTGGTGAAGCGGGGCTGTGATGAGGGCTTCCAGCCTCTGGGTGAGGTGATCAAGATGTGGGGTCGCGTACCCTTCGCCCCCGGGCCCTCACCTCCCCCGCTGCTG GGGAACATGGACCAGGAGCGGCTGAAGAAGCAACAGGAGCTGGCAGCAGCCGCCTTGTACCAGCAGCTGCAGCACCAGCAGTTTCTTCAGCTGGCCGGCAG CCGCCAGCTCCCGCAGTGCATGCTCCGGGAAAAGGCAGCTCTGGGAGACCTGCCGccaccacagcagcagcagctcaccgCGTTCCTGCAGCAGCTCCAAGCTCTCAAACCCCCCAG GGGCGGGGACCAGAACTTGCTCCCGACGATGAACCGGTCCTTGTCGGTGCCAGACTCGGGTCCCCTCTGGGACATACATACCTCAGCCTCACCACAGTCAG GTGGTGAGGCCAGTCTTTGGGACATACCAATTAACTCTTCGACTCAGGGTCCAATTCTAGAACAACTCCAGCTGCAACACAAA TTCCAGGAGCGCAGAGAAGTGGAGCTCAGGGCGAagcgggaggaggaggagcgcAAGCGCCGGGAGGAGAAGCgccgccagcagcagcagcagcaggaggagcagAAGCGgcggcaggaggaagaggagctgTTCCGGCGCAAGCAG GTGCGGCAGCAGGAgctgctgctgaagctgctgcagcagcagcaggcagtagCCACTGTCCCCGTGCCTCCTGCGCCCAGCTCCCCGCCCCCGCTGTGGGCCGGCCTGGCCAAGCAGGGCCTGTCCATGAAGACGCTGCTGGAGCTGCAGCTGGAGGGCGAGCGGCACCTGCACAAGCAGCCTCCGCCTCGGGAGCCATCGCGGGCTCAGGCCCCCAACCACCGCGTG CAGGTCGGGGGCCTGGGCTCCGCCCCCCTGAACCAGTGGGTATCTGAGGCCGGGCCACTGTGGGGCGGGCCCGACAAGAGTGGGGGCAGCAGCGGCCTGGGACTCTGGGAAGACACCCTCAAGAGCAGCGGGAGCCTGGCCCGGAGCCTGGGCCTGAAGAACAGCCGCAGCAGCCCCTCTCTCAG TGACTCGTACAGCCACTTGTCTGGTCGGCCTGTGCGCAAAaagacagaggaggaagagaagctgCTGAAGCTGCTGCAGGGCATCCCCCGGCCCCAGGATGGCTTCACCCAGTGGTGTGAGCAGATGCTGCACACGCTGAGCACCACGGGCAGCCTGGACG TGCCCATGGCTGTAGCGATCCTCAAGGAGGTGGAATCCCCCTATGACGTCCACGACTATATCCGTTCCTGCCTGGGGGACACGCTGGAAGCCAAAGAATTTGCCAAACAATTCCTGGAGCGGAGGGCCAAGCAGAAGGCCAgccagcagcggcagcagcagcag GAGGCTTGGCTGAGCAGCGGCTCCCTGCAGACAGCCTTTCAGACCAACCACAGCACCAAGCTCGGCCCCGGGGAGGGCAGCAAGGCCAAGAGGCGGGCGCTGATGCTGCACTCGGACCCCAGCATCTTGGGTGAGTGTGGAGCGGGGAGGTGGCTCCTTCCTCAGAACCGGGCAGGAGCCTGGGTGGGCGAGTTCAAACCCAGCTTCCCCTGGCTTCAGGGTACTCCCTGCATGGACCTTCTGGTGAGATCGAGAGCGTGGATGACTACTGACCAGCCCGTCCCACCAGCGCCCTGGGCTgtaggccaggggcagcagcagcgGCTTGGACCCCTGGGTCCCCAGCCTGCAGGCTCCCCACAGGGAGCATAG
- the GIGYF1 gene encoding GRB10-interacting GYF protein 1 isoform X10, translating into MAAETLNFGPEWLRALSSGGSVASPPPSPAMPKYKLADYRYGREEMLALYVKESKVPDELQDKEFAALLQEEPLQPLALEPLTEEEQRNFSLSVNSVAVLRLMGKGAGPPLGGASRGRGSTRSRGRGRGDSCFYQRSIEEGDGAFGRNPREIQRSQSWDDRGERRFEKSARRDGARSGFDEGGAGPRKEHARSDSENWRSLREEQEEEEEGSWRLGAGPRRDGDRWRSASPDGGPRSAGWREHGDRRRKFEFDLRGDRGGCGEEEGRGGGASSHLRRCRGPDGFDDDKDGLPEWCLDDEDEEMGTFDASGAFLPLKKGPKEPIPEEQELDFQGLEEEEEEPSEGLDEEGPEAGGKELTPLPPQEEKSSSPSPLPTLGPLWGANGEGDDPVEKDLPAAEGDDMRGMQLSPGAGSPPGPPDLEDDEGLKHLQQEAEKLVASLQDSSLEEEQFTAAIQAQGLRHSAAATALPLSHGAARKWFYKDPQGEIQGPFTTQEMAEWFQAGYFSMALLVKRGCDEGFQPLGEVIKMWGRVPFAPGPSPPPLLGNMDQERLKKQQELAAAALYQQLQHQQFLQLAGSRQLPQCMLREKAALGDLPPPQQQQLTAFLQQLQALKPPRGGDQNLLPTMNRSLSVPDSGPLWDIHTSASPQSGGEASLWDIPINSSTQGPILEQLQLQHKFQERREVELRAKREEEERKRREEKRRQQQQQQEEQKRRQEEEELFRRKQVRQQELLLKLLQQQQAVATVPVPPAPSSPPPLWAGLAKQGLSMKTLLELQLEGERHLHKQPPPREPSRAQAPNHRVQVGGLGSAPLNQWVSEAGPLWGGPDKSGGSSGLGLWEDTLKSSGSLARSLGLKNSRSSPSLSDSYSHLSGRPVRKKTEEEEKLLKLLQGIPRPQDGFTQWCEQMLHTLSTTGSLDVPMAVAILKEVESPYDVHDYIRSCLGDTLEAKEFAKQFLERRAKQKASQQRQQQQEAWLSSGSLQTAFQTNHSTKLGPGEGSKAKRRALMLHSDPSILGYSLHGPSGEIESVDDY; encoded by the exons ATGGCAGCGGAGACCCTCAACTTTGGGCCTGAGTG GCTGAGGGCTCTTTCCAGTGGTGGCAGTGTGGCCTCCCCACCCCCGTCCCCTGCCATGCCCAAGTACAAGCTGGCCGACTATCGCTACGGGCGCGAGGAGATGCTGGCCCTCTATGTCAAGGAGAGCAAG GTCCCCGACGAGCTGCAGGACAAGGAGTTTGCTGCCTTGCTGCAGGAGGAGCCGCTGCAGCCCCTTGCGCTGGAGCCGCTGACGGAGGAGGAGCAG AGAAACTTCTCCCTGTCAGTGAACAGCGTGGCCGTGCTGAGGCTGATGGGGAAAGGGGCTGGGCCCCCTCTAGGTGGCGCCTCCCGTGGCAGGGGCAGCACACGGAGCCGAG GCCGTGGCCGCGGTGACAGTTGCTTTTACCAAAGAAGCATTGAAGAAGGTGATGGGGCCTTTGGCCGAAACCCCCGGGAGATCCAGCGTAGCCAGAGTTGGGATGACAG AGGCGAGAGGCGGTTTGAGAAATCGGCCAGGAGGGATGGAG CACGCTCCGGGTTTGATGAGGGAGGGGCTGGCCCGAGGAAGGAGCATGCCCGCTCAGATAGCGAAAACTGGCGTTCTCTCCGAGAGgagcaagaggaagaagaggaaggcagCTGGAGACTCGGGGCAGGACCCCGGCGAGACGGTGACCGCTGGCGCTCCGCCAGCCCTG ATGGTGGCCCCCGCTCTGCTGGCTGGCGGGAACATGGGGACCGGCGTCGCAAGTTTGAATTTGATTTGCGAGGGGATCGAGGAGGGTGTGGTGAAgaggaggggcggggtgggggggccagTTCTCACCTCCGGAGGTGCCGGGGGCCTGACGGCTTCGATGATGACAAGGATGGGCTCCCGGAGTGGTGCCTGGACGATGAGGATGAAGAAATGGGCACCTTCGATGCCTCCGGGGCCTTCCTCCCTCTCAAG AAGGGCCCGAAGGAGCCTATTCCTGAGGAGCAGGAGCTCGACTTCCAGggcctggaggaagaggaggaagaaccTTCCGAAGGGCTGGACGAGGAGGGGCCGGAGGCGG GTGGGAAGGAACTGACCCCACTGCCTCCTCAGGAGGAGAAGTCCAGCTCCCCATCCCCACTGCCCACCTTGGGCCCACTCTGGGGAGCTAACGGGGAAGGCGATGACCCGGTGGAGAAAGACCTGCCTGCAGCTGAAG GAGATGACATGAGGGGAATGCAGCTAAGTCCTGGGGCGGGCTCACCCCCCGGCCCACCAGACCTGGAAGATGATGAAGGCTTGAAGCACCTGCAGCAg GAGGCGGAGAAGCTCGTGGCCTCCCTGCAGGacagctccctggaggaggagcagtTCACGGCCGCCATCCAGGCCCAGGGCCTGCGCCACTCTGCAGCCGCCACTGCCCTCCCCCTCAGCCACGGTGCAGCCCGGAAGTGGTTCTACAAGGACCCGCAGGGCGAGATCCAAG GCCCCTTCACGACCCAGGAGATGGCGGAGTGGTTCCAGGCGGGCTACTTCTCCATGGCTCTGCTGGTGAAGCGGGGCTGTGATGAGGGCTTCCAGCCTCTGGGTGAGGTGATCAAGATGTGGGGTCGCGTACCCTTCGCCCCCGGGCCCTCACCTCCCCCGCTGCTG GGGAACATGGACCAGGAGCGGCTGAAGAAGCAACAGGAGCTGGCAGCAGCCGCCTTGTACCAGCAGCTGCAGCACCAGCAGTTTCTTCAGCTGGCCGGCAG CCGCCAGCTCCCGCAGTGCATGCTCCGGGAAAAGGCAGCTCTGGGAGACCTGCCGccaccacagcagcagcagctcaccgCGTTCCTGCAGCAGCTCCAAGCTCTCAAACCCCCCAG GGGCGGGGACCAGAACTTGCTCCCGACGATGAACCGGTCCTTGTCGGTGCCAGACTCGGGTCCCCTCTGGGACATACATACCTCAGCCTCACCACAGTCAG GTGGTGAGGCCAGTCTTTGGGACATACCAATTAACTCTTCGACTCAGGGTCCAATTCTAGAACAACTCCAGCTGCAACACAAA TTCCAGGAGCGCAGAGAAGTGGAGCTCAGGGCGAagcgggaggaggaggagcgcAAGCGCCGGGAGGAGAAGCgccgccagcagcagcagcagcaggaggagcagAAGCGgcggcaggaggaagaggagctgTTCCGGCGCAAGCAG GTGCGGCAGCAGGAgctgctgctgaagctgctgcagcagcagcaggcagtagCCACTGTCCCCGTGCCTCCTGCGCCCAGCTCCCCGCCCCCGCTGTGGGCCGGCCTGGCCAAGCAGGGCCTGTCCATGAAGACGCTGCTGGAGCTGCAGCTGGAGGGCGAGCGGCACCTGCACAAGCAGCCTCCGCCTCGGGAGCCATCGCGGGCTCAGGCCCCCAACCACCGCGTG CAGGTCGGGGGCCTGGGCTCCGCCCCCCTGAACCAGTGGGTATCTGAGGCCGGGCCACTGTGGGGCGGGCCCGACAAGAGTGGGGGCAGCAGCGGCCTGGGACTCTGGGAAGACACCCTCAAGAGCAGCGGGAGCCTGGCCCGGAGCCTGGGCCTGAAGAACAGCCGCAGCAGCCCCTCTCTCAG TGACTCGTACAGCCACTTGTCTGGTCGGCCTGTGCGCAAAaagacagaggaggaagagaagctgCTGAAGCTGCTGCAGGGCATCCCCCGGCCCCAGGATGGCTTCACCCAGTGGTGTGAGCAGATGCTGCACACGCTGAGCACCACGGGCAGCCTGGACG TGCCCATGGCTGTAGCGATCCTCAAGGAGGTGGAATCCCCCTATGACGTCCACGACTATATCCGTTCCTGCCTGGGGGACACGCTGGAAGCCAAAGAATTTGCCAAACAATTCCTGGAGCGGAGGGCCAAGCAGAAGGCCAgccagcagcggcagcagcagcag GAGGCTTGGCTGAGCAGCGGCTCCCTGCAGACAGCCTTTCAGACCAACCACAGCACCAAGCTCGGCCCCGGGGAGGGCAGCAAGGCCAAGAGGCGGGCGCTGATGCTGCACTCGGACCCCAGCATCTTGG GGTACTCCCTGCATGGACCTTCTGGTGAGATCGAGAGCGTGGATGACTACTGA
- the GIGYF1 gene encoding GRB10-interacting GYF protein 1 isoform X4 — translation MAAETLNFGPEWLRALSSGGSVASPPPSPAMPKYKLADYRYGREEMLALYVKESKVPDELQDKEFAALLQEEPLQPLALEPLTEEEQRNFSLSVNSVAVLRLMGKGAGPPLGGASRGRGSTRSRGRGRGDSCFYQRSIEEGDGAFGRNPREIQRSQSWDDRGERRFEKSARRDGARSGFDEGGAGPRKEHARSDSENWRSLREEQEEEEEGSWRLGAGPRRDGDRWRSASPDGGPRSAGWREHGDRRRKFEFDLRGDRGGCGEEEGRGGGASSHLRRCRGPDGFDDDKDGLPEWCLDDEDEEMGTFDASGAFLPLKKGPKEPIPEEQELDFQGLEEEEEEPSEGLDEEGPEAGGKELTPLPPQEEKSSSPSPLPTLGPLWGANGEGDDPVEKDLPAAEGDDMRGMQLSPGAGSPPGPPDLEDDEGLKHLQQEAEKLVASLQDSSLEEEQFTAAIQAQGLRHSAAATALPLSHGAARKWFYKDPQGEIQGPFTTQEMAEWFQAGYFSMALLVKRGCDEGFQPLGEVIKMWGRVPFAPGPSPPPLLGNMDQERLKKQQELAAAALYQQLQHQQFLQLAGSSRQLPQCMLREKAALGDLPPPQQQQLTAFLQQLQALKPPRGGDQNLLPTMNRSLSVPDSGPLWDIHTSASPQSGGEASLWDIPINSSTQGPILEQLQLQHKFQERREVELRAKREEEERKRREEKRRQQQQQQEEQKRRQEEEELFRRKQVRQQELLLKLLQQQQAVATVPVPPAPSSPPPLWAGLAKQGLSMKTLLELQLEGERHLHKQPPPREPSRAQAPNHRVQVGGLGSAPLNQWVSEAGPLWGGPDKSGGSSGLGLWEDTLKSSGSLARSLGLKNSRSSPSLSDSYSHLSGRPVRKKTEEEEKLLKLLQGIPRPQDGFTQWCEQMLHTLSTTGSLDVPMAVAILKEVESPYDVHDYIRSCLGDTLEAKEFAKQFLERRAKQKASQQRQQQQEAWLSSGSLQTAFQTNHSTKLGPGEGSKAKRRALMLHSDPSILGECGAGRWLLPQNRAGAWVGEFKPSFPWLQGTPCMDLLVRSRAWMTTDQPVPPAPWAVGQGQQQRLGPLGPQPAGSPQGA, via the exons ATGGCAGCGGAGACCCTCAACTTTGGGCCTGAGTG GCTGAGGGCTCTTTCCAGTGGTGGCAGTGTGGCCTCCCCACCCCCGTCCCCTGCCATGCCCAAGTACAAGCTGGCCGACTATCGCTACGGGCGCGAGGAGATGCTGGCCCTCTATGTCAAGGAGAGCAAG GTCCCCGACGAGCTGCAGGACAAGGAGTTTGCTGCCTTGCTGCAGGAGGAGCCGCTGCAGCCCCTTGCGCTGGAGCCGCTGACGGAGGAGGAGCAG AGAAACTTCTCCCTGTCAGTGAACAGCGTGGCCGTGCTGAGGCTGATGGGGAAAGGGGCTGGGCCCCCTCTAGGTGGCGCCTCCCGTGGCAGGGGCAGCACACGGAGCCGAG GCCGTGGCCGCGGTGACAGTTGCTTTTACCAAAGAAGCATTGAAGAAGGTGATGGGGCCTTTGGCCGAAACCCCCGGGAGATCCAGCGTAGCCAGAGTTGGGATGACAG AGGCGAGAGGCGGTTTGAGAAATCGGCCAGGAGGGATGGAG CACGCTCCGGGTTTGATGAGGGAGGGGCTGGCCCGAGGAAGGAGCATGCCCGCTCAGATAGCGAAAACTGGCGTTCTCTCCGAGAGgagcaagaggaagaagaggaaggcagCTGGAGACTCGGGGCAGGACCCCGGCGAGACGGTGACCGCTGGCGCTCCGCCAGCCCTG ATGGTGGCCCCCGCTCTGCTGGCTGGCGGGAACATGGGGACCGGCGTCGCAAGTTTGAATTTGATTTGCGAGGGGATCGAGGAGGGTGTGGTGAAgaggaggggcggggtgggggggccagTTCTCACCTCCGGAGGTGCCGGGGGCCTGACGGCTTCGATGATGACAAGGATGGGCTCCCGGAGTGGTGCCTGGACGATGAGGATGAAGAAATGGGCACCTTCGATGCCTCCGGGGCCTTCCTCCCTCTCAAG AAGGGCCCGAAGGAGCCTATTCCTGAGGAGCAGGAGCTCGACTTCCAGggcctggaggaagaggaggaagaaccTTCCGAAGGGCTGGACGAGGAGGGGCCGGAGGCGG GTGGGAAGGAACTGACCCCACTGCCTCCTCAGGAGGAGAAGTCCAGCTCCCCATCCCCACTGCCCACCTTGGGCCCACTCTGGGGAGCTAACGGGGAAGGCGATGACCCGGTGGAGAAAGACCTGCCTGCAGCTGAAG GAGATGACATGAGGGGAATGCAGCTAAGTCCTGGGGCGGGCTCACCCCCCGGCCCACCAGACCTGGAAGATGATGAAGGCTTGAAGCACCTGCAGCAg GAGGCGGAGAAGCTCGTGGCCTCCCTGCAGGacagctccctggaggaggagcagtTCACGGCCGCCATCCAGGCCCAGGGCCTGCGCCACTCTGCAGCCGCCACTGCCCTCCCCCTCAGCCACGGTGCAGCCCGGAAGTGGTTCTACAAGGACCCGCAGGGCGAGATCCAAG GCCCCTTCACGACCCAGGAGATGGCGGAGTGGTTCCAGGCGGGCTACTTCTCCATGGCTCTGCTGGTGAAGCGGGGCTGTGATGAGGGCTTCCAGCCTCTGGGTGAGGTGATCAAGATGTGGGGTCGCGTACCCTTCGCCCCCGGGCCCTCACCTCCCCCGCTGCTG GGGAACATGGACCAGGAGCGGCTGAAGAAGCAACAGGAGCTGGCAGCAGCCGCCTTGTACCAGCAGCTGCAGCACCAGCAGTTTCTTCAGCTGGCCGGCAG CAGCCGCCAGCTCCCGCAGTGCATGCTCCGGGAAAAGGCAGCTCTGGGAGACCTGCCGccaccacagcagcagcagctcaccgCGTTCCTGCAGCAGCTCCAAGCTCTCAAACCCCCCAG GGGCGGGGACCAGAACTTGCTCCCGACGATGAACCGGTCCTTGTCGGTGCCAGACTCGGGTCCCCTCTGGGACATACATACCTCAGCCTCACCACAGTCAG GTGGTGAGGCCAGTCTTTGGGACATACCAATTAACTCTTCGACTCAGGGTCCAATTCTAGAACAACTCCAGCTGCAACACAAA TTCCAGGAGCGCAGAGAAGTGGAGCTCAGGGCGAagcgggaggaggaggagcgcAAGCGCCGGGAGGAGAAGCgccgccagcagcagcagcagcaggaggagcagAAGCGgcggcaggaggaagaggagctgTTCCGGCGCAAGCAG GTGCGGCAGCAGGAgctgctgctgaagctgctgcagcagcagcaggcagtagCCACTGTCCCCGTGCCTCCTGCGCCCAGCTCCCCGCCCCCGCTGTGGGCCGGCCTGGCCAAGCAGGGCCTGTCCATGAAGACGCTGCTGGAGCTGCAGCTGGAGGGCGAGCGGCACCTGCACAAGCAGCCTCCGCCTCGGGAGCCATCGCGGGCTCAGGCCCCCAACCACCGCGTG CAGGTCGGGGGCCTGGGCTCCGCCCCCCTGAACCAGTGGGTATCTGAGGCCGGGCCACTGTGGGGCGGGCCCGACAAGAGTGGGGGCAGCAGCGGCCTGGGACTCTGGGAAGACACCCTCAAGAGCAGCGGGAGCCTGGCCCGGAGCCTGGGCCTGAAGAACAGCCGCAGCAGCCCCTCTCTCAG TGACTCGTACAGCCACTTGTCTGGTCGGCCTGTGCGCAAAaagacagaggaggaagagaagctgCTGAAGCTGCTGCAGGGCATCCCCCGGCCCCAGGATGGCTTCACCCAGTGGTGTGAGCAGATGCTGCACACGCTGAGCACCACGGGCAGCCTGGACG TGCCCATGGCTGTAGCGATCCTCAAGGAGGTGGAATCCCCCTATGACGTCCACGACTATATCCGTTCCTGCCTGGGGGACACGCTGGAAGCCAAAGAATTTGCCAAACAATTCCTGGAGCGGAGGGCCAAGCAGAAGGCCAgccagcagcggcagcagcagcag GAGGCTTGGCTGAGCAGCGGCTCCCTGCAGACAGCCTTTCAGACCAACCACAGCACCAAGCTCGGCCCCGGGGAGGGCAGCAAGGCCAAGAGGCGGGCGCTGATGCTGCACTCGGACCCCAGCATCTTGGGTGAGTGTGGAGCGGGGAGGTGGCTCCTTCCTCAGAACCGGGCAGGAGCCTGGGTGGGCGAGTTCAAACCCAGCTTCCCCTGGCTTCAGGGTACTCCCTGCATGGACCTTCTGGTGAGATCGAGAGCGTGGATGACTACTGACCAGCCCGTCCCACCAGCGCCCTGGGCTgtaggccaggggcagcagcagcgGCTTGGACCCCTGGGTCCCCAGCCTGCAGGCTCCCCACAGGGAGCATAG